A stretch of DNA from Nitrospira sp. KM1:
ATCTGTTCATCCGTCGCGTTGCGGCGCCCGAACGCGATGTTGTTGCGGATCGAATCGTCGAAGAGCACCACCTCCTGCGAGACGATGCCGATCTGCGACCGAAGCGACTGGAGCGTGTAGGACTGGATGTCGATCCCATCGATGAGAATTCGCCCGGCGGTCGGCTCGTAGAATCGCGGCAACAGATTGACGAGCGTCGTCTTACCGCTCCCGCTGCTGCCGACGATCGCCACCATTTCTCCTGCACGGATGGTCAGGTCGATGTCGGCAAGCGCCGGAACGCTCTGCCCTTCGTAATGAAAGGTGACGTCCTGATATGTCACGGATCGGCTGATCGGCGGCAGCGTCAACTGCCCCCGCTCCTGTTCCTGTTCCGATTTCAGATCGATGACCCCGAAGACCCGTTCCGCCGCGGCGAGCGCCTGCTGGATCGTATTGTTGGATCCGGAGAGCTTCCGGAGCGGGGTGTAGGCCATGAACATGGCGGTCAAAAATGAGAAGAACGCGCCGGGCGTCATGGCGTCCTTGATCACGAGAAATCCGCCGTACCAGATAATGCCGGCGATCCCCAGCACGCCGATGACCTCCATATGCGAGGATCCCAGCGAGGAAACCTGGATGGCCTTCATCGTCGTGTTGAGAAAGGCCTTATTGCTGCGCTTGAACCGTTCCGCTTCCGCCTCTTCCCGGCCATAGGCCTTGACCATGCGGATGCCGGCCAACGTTTCCTGCAGCGTGGAAGCCATATCACCCATGCGTTCTTGACCGCTGGTCGCCAGCGCGCGCAACCGCTTTCCCATCCGTACCATCGTGACGACTGCGAGCGGGATGACGATGATCGACAGCCCCGCCAGCTGCCAGTTTTGATAGACGATCACGCCCAGCATCGCCAAAAACGTGAGTCCCTGCTGGAAAATATCTTTCAGCACCCCTGCAACGGCATTGGCCATCAACGTCACATCGTTGACGACCCGCGACACCAGACGCCCGGACGTATTGGCGTCGTGATAGCCGACCGGCAAGCGGATGAGTTTTCCAAACAACTCCTGTCGAATATCGGCAATCACCTGGTTGCCGACGAAATTCATCAGATAATTCTGACCGTAATTGAACGCGCTCTTGAGTACAGAGACGATGAACAGGGCCAGCGGGAGGATAACCAGAAGACCTTCGTTCTTGTTGATAAAGATCTCGTCGAGCACGGGTTTGACGAGCCAGGCGTACGCGCCTGAGAACACGGCCACGAGCGCCGAACAGACGAACGCAGCTGCGAGTCTGAGCCGATACGGCTTCAGGTAGCGGACGAGACGTATGAAACGATCTAGGCCCGACATTCTGCCAGCACCACCTTGGCTGCGCGATGCGATGCTCCCGGGATCCCAAGAGACTCGCGGACCTCGCGGAGGCCGGCCTTCATCTCACTACATGCGCGTCTATCGGTCAAGAGACGGCGGATCTCGGCGCTCAATCGATCGGGTGTCGCATCGTGCTGGATATATTCCGGCACAATGGTGCGGCCGGCAACGAGGTTGACGAGACCGATCCATTTCACTCGGATGAGCCTGCGGGCCAATTGGTAGGTCACCGGCGTGGTTTTATACAACAGGACCATCGGAGTCCCGACGACGGCGGCCTGCAATGTCGCGGTCCCGGACGCGATCAGGAGGGCATCCGATGCCGCCATGACCTCGCTCGCCTGCTCGCGGACAATACGAACCGGAACGGGGCTGCTGTCAACGAGCGAATGGATGAGCGCGTCGTCAATCGATGAGGCCCTGGCCACGATGAATTGAGTCCGCGGGTCGGCTGCAGCGAGTTTCGCCGCAGCTTGCAACAGGACCGGCATCAACATTTTGACTTCGGCGGCCCGGCTGCCCGGCAACAGGCCTACCACCGGTCCCTCAGGAGCCAATTCGAAGCGCCGCATGAGCTCGGCCCGATCGTAGCTCGGCGCCACGGCGTCGAGAAGCGGATGGCCGACAAAGGTGCACCGCACACCCGCTTGCCGATAGAGTTCTTCCTCGAACGGCAGAATCACCACGACATGGTCCACTCTTCGCTGGATCCACTTCATGCGGCGCGGCCTCCACGCCCACACTTGTGGCGCGATGTAATAGAGCACCCTCAGGCCGGCGGCTTTGGCCACACGCGCAAAATGAAAGTTCAGCCCGGGATTGTCGATGAGAACGACCAGGTCCCAGGATTCGGATTTCAACACCCTCCGGATCGCTCTGATGCGGCGGACCACGCTTCGAACGGCCGATAGTCCGATCAGTCCCATCACATCGAGCTGCGGAATGCCGGGGATCAATTTGACGCCGGCGTCACGCATTCCGGTGCCGCCAATGCCGACTAATTCCGTGGCAGGATCCAATGAGAGAATCGCTCGAGCCAGATTGGCTCCATGAAGATCGCCCGATGCTTCGCCGGTCACAATAAGGATGCGTGGCATGGTTCCGAATGGACCGGTGTGATGCGTCTACTCAACGGGATGTGTCTCCAACGCCGGGCGTGCCGGCGTCGTCGGAGGTGTGATGCCGCCGTGCGAACATTTCAATCGCTCGCAGGACCTGATGCGCCAGATCCAGCGCCGCCAACCCGTCCTCCCCGGACACGACCGGCCTTGTGCCCTCCGACACGGCCTGCAGAAACGCCTCGAGCTGGAGCTTCAGCGGCTCCTCCTCGCCTCCCTGCAGCTGCTCGAAGGTAATGGCCGGTTTCTCACCCTGTTTGGCATCGCGACGGCACACCATGCCCTGTCGCGCTTGAAAATCGATGGACACATAATTGTCGCGCTGGAACAGTCGCAGCCTCCGCATTTTATTGGTCGACACCCGGCTGGCGGTCAAATTCGCCACGCACCCGCTCTTGAACTGGATACGGGCGTTCGCGATATCAATGGTGGAAGACAGCACCGGAACGCCCGCCGCCTGCACGTCTTCCACGGGTCCAGGCTGGAAGGACAACACCATGTCCAGATCATGAATCATCAGATCGAGGACGACGTCTACATCCGTCCCCCGCTCGCTGAAGCTGCTCAGCCGGTGGCACTCGATAAAGACCGGCCGGATGATGTGCGGCCTGATGACCTGCATGACCGGATTGAACTGTTCGCTATGACCTACCTGAAGGCGAAGGTTCTTGCGGCCGGCGAGTTGCACCAGTTCCTGCGCCTCGGCTGAGGTCACGGCAATGGGTTTCTCAACCAAAACGTGGACGCCGGCTTCGAGACAGGTTTTGGCGACGGCGTGATGGGACGAAGTCGGCACGGCGACACTGACGAGGTCAACCTCCCGGACCAGTGCCTCAACCGACGGGAACACGCGGGTTCCATGTCGGCCGGCGATGGCGTTCGCCCGCTCGGGTGATTGATCGGTGACGCCGATCAGTTGCGCGCCGGGCAACGACGCATACAGGCGTGCGTGATGTTGACCGAGGTGACCCACGCCAATCACGCCTGCTTTCATCGGTGTCACTGGTTTGGGGGTCCTCCGGATGGTTCGGGTTTGACGAGTCCGACGATCGCGATTCCTGCCGACCGGGCTGTTTCCAACGTCTGCTCGCGATCAATGAGAACGGTCCGTCCCGCCTCGACCGCCAGCACAGCCGCCTTGACCGACGCCATCACCTCAATGGTACGAGGTCCGATGGCAGGAAGGTCGAAGCGCAAATCCTGTTGAGGTTTGCTCCGTTTCACCACGACCGCGCCGTCCTTCGCCAGCTGGCCGCCACGCCTGATCGCATCATCCGTGCCCTCGACCGCCTCAACGGCAACGACGACCCGATCCTTGATGACGACGCATTGCCCGATGTCGAGGCGGCCGATCTCCTGAGCGACATCCCATCCATAACGGATATCTTCCCACTCCTTCTGACTGGGCTCACGGCGGGACAGGGTTCCTTCCTCTGCGAGGATGCCTTCAAGGCCGAATGTCGATTCACAAATCGTGATCCCGTCGCGCTCCAATTCGCCGGCAATTTCACGGAGAATATCGTCGTCTTTCCACAGCGCGAGTCTGGTGGCCAGGGCGAGGGCACGGAAGTCAGGCCGCACCGTGGTGAACACATGGGTTTTCTTGATACCGCCCAGCATCACCGCCTTCCGGACGCCATCCTCCTTGAAGGCTTTGATGAGCTTGTTCAGCTGCCCGATTTTGATCCAATGGATACGTTCGACGTGATCCGTGAGTTCGGGGTCTGTTTCTCCGTCGTGTGCCACGGCCGAAATCTGATATCCAAGCTTGCGCGCGTTGTCGGCAAAAATGATGGGGAAACGTCCGTTGCCGGCGATCAACCCGAGCCGTTCCCCTCCGGCCACTTGCGGCGCCTGGGACACCGGTTACTCCTCGTGCTCCTGATCCACTTCGACCGACCTGCAGACCCCGCGCTTCGTCCCTTCCAGAAACGCCAACATCGTCATGACGTCCGGTTGATCGCTGAACTCGGCTTTGACCAGTTTTGCCGCTTCCGCCAGCTTATGACCGGACCGAAACAGGACGTCATAGGCCTTTTTCAACACGGCGATGCGATCCGCCGTGAACCCGTGACGGCGAAGCCCGACGGTATTGAGGCCGTACATCCGCGCCCGATACCCCCCGGCAGCGCGCATGAACGGAGGAAGATCTTGTCCGATCGCGCAACATCCGCCGACCATGGAATAGGCGCCGATCCTGACGTATTGATGGATTCCGCTCAACCCTCCGATGATCGCGTGGTCCCCGATCGTGATGTGTCCGGCGAGGCTCGCCGCGTTCGCAAGGATGAGATGGCTCCCCAGATGACAGTCGTGGGCAACG
This window harbors:
- the msbA gene encoding lipid A export permease/ATP-binding protein MsbA produces the protein MSGLDRFIRLVRYLKPYRLRLAAAFVCSALVAVFSGAYAWLVKPVLDEIFINKNEGLLVILPLALFIVSVLKSAFNYGQNYLMNFVGNQVIADIRQELFGKLIRLPVGYHDANTSGRLVSRVVNDVTLMANAVAGVLKDIFQQGLTFLAMLGVIVYQNWQLAGLSIIVIPLAVVTMVRMGKRLRALATSGQERMGDMASTLQETLAGIRMVKAYGREEAEAERFKRSNKAFLNTTMKAIQVSSLGSSHMEVIGVLGIAGIIWYGGFLVIKDAMTPGAFFSFLTAMFMAYTPLRKLSGSNNTIQQALAAAERVFGVIDLKSEQEQERGQLTLPPISRSVTYQDVTFHYEGQSVPALADIDLTIRAGEMVAIVGSSGSGKTTLVNLLPRFYEPTAGRILIDGIDIQSYTLQSLRSQIGIVSQEVVLFDDSIRNNIAFGRRNATDEQIIQAARQAYAHDFVDRLPQRYDTVIGEKGVKLSGGERQRLAIARAILRDPPLLILDEATSALDTESERVVQLALGNLMQNRTTVVIAHRLSTIQRAHRIIVFDRGSIVEIGTHEELLLRGGVYKRLHAMQFQDMPNG
- the lpxB gene encoding lipid-A-disaccharide synthase, with amino-acid sequence MPRILIVTGEASGDLHGANLARAILSLDPATELVGIGGTGMRDAGVKLIPGIPQLDVMGLIGLSAVRSVVRRIRAIRRVLKSESWDLVVLIDNPGLNFHFARVAKAAGLRVLYYIAPQVWAWRPRRMKWIQRRVDHVVVILPFEEELYRQAGVRCTFVGHPLLDAVAPSYDRAELMRRFELAPEGPVVGLLPGSRAAEVKMLMPVLLQAAAKLAAADPRTQFIVARASSIDDALIHSLVDSSPVPVRIVREQASEVMAASDALLIASGTATLQAAVVGTPMVLLYKTTPVTYQLARRLIRVKWIGLVNLVAGRTIVPEYIQHDATPDRLSAEIRRLLTDRRACSEMKAGLREVRESLGIPGASHRAAKVVLAECRA
- a CDS encoding Gfo/Idh/MocA family protein codes for the protein MKAGVIGVGHLGQHHARLYASLPGAQLIGVTDQSPERANAIAGRHGTRVFPSVEALVREVDLVSVAVPTSSHHAVAKTCLEAGVHVLVEKPIAVTSAEAQELVQLAGRKNLRLQVGHSEQFNPVMQVIRPHIIRPVFIECHRLSSFSERGTDVDVVLDLMIHDLDMVLSFQPGPVEDVQAAGVPVLSSTIDIANARIQFKSGCVANLTASRVSTNKMRRLRLFQRDNYVSIDFQARQGMVCRRDAKQGEKPAITFEQLQGGEEEPLKLQLEAFLQAVSEGTRPVVSGEDGLAALDLAHQVLRAIEMFARRHHTSDDAGTPGVGDTSR
- a CDS encoding LpxI family protein; translation: MSQAPQVAGGERLGLIAGNGRFPIIFADNARKLGYQISAVAHDGETDPELTDHVERIHWIKIGQLNKLIKAFKEDGVRKAVMLGGIKKTHVFTTVRPDFRALALATRLALWKDDDILREIAGELERDGITICESTFGLEGILAEEGTLSRREPSQKEWEDIRYGWDVAQEIGRLDIGQCVVIKDRVVVAVEAVEGTDDAIRRGGQLAKDGAVVVKRSKPQQDLRFDLPAIGPRTIEVMASVKAAVLAVEAGRTVLIDREQTLETARSAGIAIVGLVKPEPSGGPPNQ
- the lpxA gene encoding acyl-ACP--UDP-N-acetylglucosamine O-acyltransferase, whose amino-acid sequence is MQIHPQAIVHPKAKLADDVVVGPFCTVGEHVTIDAGSRLISHVTVDGWTQIGKRCELHPFVSIGGPPQHLQYKGDPTTVVIGDDNIFREYVTVNRATVEGGGVTSIGSRNFLMAYVHVAHDCHLGSHLILANAASLAGHITIGDHAIIGGLSGIHQYVRIGAYSMVGGCCAIGQDLPPFMRAAGGYRARMYGLNTVGLRRHGFTADRIAVLKKAYDVLFRSGHKLAEAAKLVKAEFSDQPDVMTMLAFLEGTKRGVCRSVEVDQEHEE